A genomic segment from Sciurus carolinensis chromosome 1, mSciCar1.2, whole genome shotgun sequence encodes:
- the Paqr6 gene encoding membrane progestin receptor delta isoform X1, producing MRGERQPERRAGQQSSGHPEAVHRSTWRCQATMLSLKLPQLLRVHQVPRVFWEDGIMSGYRRPTSSALDCVLSSFQMTNETVNIWTHFLPTWYFLWRLLALVEGPGFRAEPYDWPLLIFLLPACLYPFASCCAHTFSSMSPRARHICYFLDYGALSLYSLGCAFPYAAYSMPASWLHGRLHQLFVPAAAFNSFLCTGLSCYSRFPELESPGFSKVLRTAAFAYPFLFDNLPLFYRLGLCWGRGHNCGQEALSTSHGYHLLCALLTGFLFASHLPERLAPGRFDYIGHSHQLFHICAVLGTHFQLEAVLADMGSRRIWLATQEPPLGLQGIVATLGLAVAGNLFIIAAFTASLLRAPGTCPLLQGGPPEGGTQAKQQ from the exons ATGCGCGGGGAGAGGCAGCCTGAGAGGCGGGCGGGGCAGCAGAGCAGCGGCCACCCGGAGGCAGTGCACAG GTCAACGTGGAGGTGCCAGGCCACCATGCTCAGCCTCAAGCTACCCCAACTCCTTCGAGTCCACCAGGTTCCCCGG GTGTTCTGGGAAGATGGCATCATGTCGGGCTACCGGCGCCCCACCAGTTCGGCCTTGGACTGTGTCCTCAGCTCCTTCCAGATGACCAACGAGACGGTCAACATCTGGACCCACTTCCTGCCCACCTG GTACTTCCTGTGGCGCCTCCTAGCGCTGGTTGAGGGCCCTGGTTTCCGCGCAGAGCCCTACGACTGGCCATTGCTCATCTTCCTGCTGCCCGCCTGCCTCTATCCCTTCGCGTCGTGCTGCGCGCATACCTTCAGCTCCATGTCGCCCCGCGCGCGTCACATCTGCTACTTCCTGGACTACGGCGCGCTCAGCCTGTACAGCCTGG GCTGCGCCTTCCCCTATGCTGCCTACTCCATGCCCGCCTCCTGGCTGCACGGCCGCCTACACCAGCTCTTCGTGCCCGCCGCCGCGTTCAACTCCTTCCTGTGCACCGGCCTCTCCTGTTATTCCCG GTTCCCAGAACTAGAAAGTCCTGGGTTCAGTAAGGTCCTCCGCACAGCTGCCTTCGCCTATCCCTTCCTGTTCGACAACCTTCCACTCTTCTACCGG CTGGGGTTGTGCTGGGGCAGGGGTCACAACTGTGGACAGGAGGCACTGAGCACCAGCCATGGCTACCACCTCCTCTGTGCATTGCTCACTGGCTTCCTCTTCGCCTCCCACCTGCCAGAGCGGCTGGCACCTGGACGCTTTGACTATATCG GCCACAGCCACCAGCTATTCCACATCTGTGCAGTGCTGGGCACCCACTTCCAACTGGAGGCGGTACTAGCTGATATGGGATCACGCAGAATCTGGCTGGCCACACAGGAACCCCCGCTGGGTCTGCAGGGCATAGTGGCCACACTGGGCTTGGCAGTGGCTGGGAACCTGTTCATCATTGCCGCCTTCACAGCCTCCCTGCTTCGGGCCCCTGGGACCTGCCCTTTGCTGCAGGGTGGTCCACCAGAGGGGGGAACTCAGGCCAAGCAACAGTGA
- the Paqr6 gene encoding membrane progestin receptor delta isoform X2, whose amino-acid sequence MLSLKLPQLLRVHQVPRVFWEDGIMSGYRRPTSSALDCVLSSFQMTNETVNIWTHFLPTWYFLWRLLALVEGPGFRAEPYDWPLLIFLLPACLYPFASCCAHTFSSMSPRARHICYFLDYGALSLYSLGCAFPYAAYSMPASWLHGRLHQLFVPAAAFNSFLCTGLSCYSRFPELESPGFSKVLRTAAFAYPFLFDNLPLFYRLGLCWGRGHNCGQEALSTSHGYHLLCALLTGFLFASHLPERLAPGRFDYIGHSHQLFHICAVLGTHFQLEAVLADMGSRRIWLATQEPPLGLQGIVATLGLAVAGNLFIIAAFTASLLRAPGTCPLLQGGPPEGGTQAKQQ is encoded by the exons ATGCTCAGCCTCAAGCTACCCCAACTCCTTCGAGTCCACCAGGTTCCCCGG GTGTTCTGGGAAGATGGCATCATGTCGGGCTACCGGCGCCCCACCAGTTCGGCCTTGGACTGTGTCCTCAGCTCCTTCCAGATGACCAACGAGACGGTCAACATCTGGACCCACTTCCTGCCCACCTG GTACTTCCTGTGGCGCCTCCTAGCGCTGGTTGAGGGCCCTGGTTTCCGCGCAGAGCCCTACGACTGGCCATTGCTCATCTTCCTGCTGCCCGCCTGCCTCTATCCCTTCGCGTCGTGCTGCGCGCATACCTTCAGCTCCATGTCGCCCCGCGCGCGTCACATCTGCTACTTCCTGGACTACGGCGCGCTCAGCCTGTACAGCCTGG GCTGCGCCTTCCCCTATGCTGCCTACTCCATGCCCGCCTCCTGGCTGCACGGCCGCCTACACCAGCTCTTCGTGCCCGCCGCCGCGTTCAACTCCTTCCTGTGCACCGGCCTCTCCTGTTATTCCCG GTTCCCAGAACTAGAAAGTCCTGGGTTCAGTAAGGTCCTCCGCACAGCTGCCTTCGCCTATCCCTTCCTGTTCGACAACCTTCCACTCTTCTACCGG CTGGGGTTGTGCTGGGGCAGGGGTCACAACTGTGGACAGGAGGCACTGAGCACCAGCCATGGCTACCACCTCCTCTGTGCATTGCTCACTGGCTTCCTCTTCGCCTCCCACCTGCCAGAGCGGCTGGCACCTGGACGCTTTGACTATATCG GCCACAGCCACCAGCTATTCCACATCTGTGCAGTGCTGGGCACCCACTTCCAACTGGAGGCGGTACTAGCTGATATGGGATCACGCAGAATCTGGCTGGCCACACAGGAACCCCCGCTGGGTCTGCAGGGCATAGTGGCCACACTGGGCTTGGCAGTGGCTGGGAACCTGTTCATCATTGCCGCCTTCACAGCCTCCCTGCTTCGGGCCCCTGGGACCTGCCCTTTGCTGCAGGGTGGTCCACCAGAGGGGGGAACTCAGGCCAAGCAACAGTGA
- the Paqr6 gene encoding membrane progestin receptor delta isoform X3: MSGYRRPTSSALDCVLSSFQMTNETVNIWTHFLPTWYFLWRLLALVEGPGFRAEPYDWPLLIFLLPACLYPFASCCAHTFSSMSPRARHICYFLDYGALSLYSLGCAFPYAAYSMPASWLHGRLHQLFVPAAAFNSFLCTGLSCYSRFPELESPGFSKVLRTAAFAYPFLFDNLPLFYRLGLCWGRGHNCGQEALSTSHGYHLLCALLTGFLFASHLPERLAPGRFDYIGHSHQLFHICAVLGTHFQLEAVLADMGSRRIWLATQEPPLGLQGIVATLGLAVAGNLFIIAAFTASLLRAPGTCPLLQGGPPEGGTQAKQQ; this comes from the exons ATGTCGGGCTACCGGCGCCCCACCAGTTCGGCCTTGGACTGTGTCCTCAGCTCCTTCCAGATGACCAACGAGACGGTCAACATCTGGACCCACTTCCTGCCCACCTG GTACTTCCTGTGGCGCCTCCTAGCGCTGGTTGAGGGCCCTGGTTTCCGCGCAGAGCCCTACGACTGGCCATTGCTCATCTTCCTGCTGCCCGCCTGCCTCTATCCCTTCGCGTCGTGCTGCGCGCATACCTTCAGCTCCATGTCGCCCCGCGCGCGTCACATCTGCTACTTCCTGGACTACGGCGCGCTCAGCCTGTACAGCCTGG GCTGCGCCTTCCCCTATGCTGCCTACTCCATGCCCGCCTCCTGGCTGCACGGCCGCCTACACCAGCTCTTCGTGCCCGCCGCCGCGTTCAACTCCTTCCTGTGCACCGGCCTCTCCTGTTATTCCCG GTTCCCAGAACTAGAAAGTCCTGGGTTCAGTAAGGTCCTCCGCACAGCTGCCTTCGCCTATCCCTTCCTGTTCGACAACCTTCCACTCTTCTACCGG CTGGGGTTGTGCTGGGGCAGGGGTCACAACTGTGGACAGGAGGCACTGAGCACCAGCCATGGCTACCACCTCCTCTGTGCATTGCTCACTGGCTTCCTCTTCGCCTCCCACCTGCCAGAGCGGCTGGCACCTGGACGCTTTGACTATATCG GCCACAGCCACCAGCTATTCCACATCTGTGCAGTGCTGGGCACCCACTTCCAACTGGAGGCGGTACTAGCTGATATGGGATCACGCAGAATCTGGCTGGCCACACAGGAACCCCCGCTGGGTCTGCAGGGCATAGTGGCCACACTGGGCTTGGCAGTGGCTGGGAACCTGTTCATCATTGCCGCCTTCACAGCCTCCCTGCTTCGGGCCCCTGGGACCTGCCCTTTGCTGCAGGGTGGTCCACCAGAGGGGGGAACTCAGGCCAAGCAACAGTGA
- the Paqr6 gene encoding membrane progestin receptor delta isoform X4: MSPRARHICYFLDYGALSLYSLGCAFPYAAYSMPASWLHGRLHQLFVPAAAFNSFLCTGLSCYSRFPELESPGFSKVLRTAAFAYPFLFDNLPLFYRLGLCWGRGHNCGQEALSTSHGYHLLCALLTGFLFASHLPERLAPGRFDYIGHSHQLFHICAVLGTHFQLEAVLADMGSRRIWLATQEPPLGLQGIVATLGLAVAGNLFIIAAFTASLLRAPGTCPLLQGGPPEGGTQAKQQ, encoded by the exons ATGTCGCCCCGCGCGCGTCACATCTGCTACTTCCTGGACTACGGCGCGCTCAGCCTGTACAGCCTGG GCTGCGCCTTCCCCTATGCTGCCTACTCCATGCCCGCCTCCTGGCTGCACGGCCGCCTACACCAGCTCTTCGTGCCCGCCGCCGCGTTCAACTCCTTCCTGTGCACCGGCCTCTCCTGTTATTCCCG GTTCCCAGAACTAGAAAGTCCTGGGTTCAGTAAGGTCCTCCGCACAGCTGCCTTCGCCTATCCCTTCCTGTTCGACAACCTTCCACTCTTCTACCGG CTGGGGTTGTGCTGGGGCAGGGGTCACAACTGTGGACAGGAGGCACTGAGCACCAGCCATGGCTACCACCTCCTCTGTGCATTGCTCACTGGCTTCCTCTTCGCCTCCCACCTGCCAGAGCGGCTGGCACCTGGACGCTTTGACTATATCG GCCACAGCCACCAGCTATTCCACATCTGTGCAGTGCTGGGCACCCACTTCCAACTGGAGGCGGTACTAGCTGATATGGGATCACGCAGAATCTGGCTGGCCACACAGGAACCCCCGCTGGGTCTGCAGGGCATAGTGGCCACACTGGGCTTGGCAGTGGCTGGGAACCTGTTCATCATTGCCGCCTTCACAGCCTCCCTGCTTCGGGCCCCTGGGACCTGCCCTTTGCTGCAGGGTGGTCCACCAGAGGGGGGAACTCAGGCCAAGCAACAGTGA